A genome region from Methylobacterium sp. FF17 includes the following:
- a CDS encoding efflux RND transporter permease subunit: MRLNISAWAIRKPIPSLVLFLVLMVLGLVSFRALPITRFPNIDIPIVSVQVLQSGAAPSELQTQVTKVVEDAVAGVKGVKHVISTISEGVSSTTIEFRLEVNSDRAVNDVKDAISKVRVNLPRTIEEPIINRVEIAGLPIMIYGASAPAMTPEDLSWLIDDVIARQVQSVKGVGGVERLGGVAREVRVTLKPDRLLALGITAADVNRQLRLTAADMAGGRGELGGQEQSIRTLAGAASLESLAETSIIVPGGRKVRLDELATLVDGAEEPRTFARFNGEPVVAFAISRSTGASDAEVAVGVAKRIAELAERHPGVRFDVIDTSVTNTVGNYHSAMLSLVEGAALAVIVVFLFLRDWRATLIASIALPLSVLPTFWVMSSLGFSLNAVSLLAITLVTGILVDDAIVEIENIVRHMRMGKSPYRAALEAADEIGLAVIAITATIIAIFAPVSFMSGIAGQYFKQFGLTIAAAVFMSLLVARLITPLLAAYFLRDHGPDHTREGAVMRAYTRVVAWSVRHKFITLVLGLACFAGSILSTGLLPAGFLPAEDAARTIFVVELPPGARLADTTQVTDSLVERIRSLPEVRSVFVDGGRQLPGKKEVRLATFTINLTPKNTRHRSQKQIDVAVRGILHAEPDIRFWALREGGQRDVTLIVSGPDKAVVADTAARLQREAAGIPHLANVLSTAPLDRTEIRIRPKAGVAADLGVSTDLIAETVRVGTIGDIGANLAKFNTIDRQVPIRVQLPERLRGDLSQIETLKVPVKGGGAVPLSTVADLSLGRGPTAIDRYDRAIRVALEADMEGSDALGSLIAAILDLPTAKDLPSGVTIRQTGDAEVMGEVFEGFALAMGAGLMMVFGVLVLLFGNFLQPLTILFSLPLSIGGAILGLLIFQMPISMPVVIGILMLMGVVTKNAIMLVDFAVEEMARGVDRATAIVDAGRKRARPIVMTTIAMAAGMVPSAMALGIGGEFRAPMAVAVIGGLIVSTGLSLIFVPAIFILVDDLSRLFTRVFGRFIGAVDEPTEGAFALPQAPTANDPKPFPPRIAAE; this comes from the coding sequence ATGCGCCTGAACATCTCCGCCTGGGCGATCCGCAAGCCGATCCCCTCCCTCGTGCTCTTCCTGGTGCTGATGGTCCTCGGACTCGTCAGCTTCCGGGCCCTGCCGATCACGCGCTTTCCCAACATCGACATCCCCATCGTCTCCGTGCAGGTGCTGCAATCGGGGGCGGCGCCCTCCGAGCTGCAGACCCAGGTCACCAAGGTGGTCGAGGACGCGGTGGCGGGGGTGAAGGGCGTCAAGCACGTCATCTCGACGATCTCGGAAGGCGTCTCCAGCACCACCATCGAGTTCCGCCTGGAGGTGAACAGCGACCGGGCGGTCAACGACGTCAAGGACGCCATCTCGAAGGTCCGGGTGAACCTGCCGCGCACCATCGAGGAGCCGATCATCAACCGCGTCGAGATCGCGGGGCTGCCCATCATGATCTACGGCGCCTCGGCGCCCGCGATGACGCCGGAGGACCTGTCCTGGCTCATCGACGACGTCATCGCGCGGCAGGTCCAGAGCGTGAAGGGCGTGGGCGGGGTCGAGCGCCTCGGCGGCGTCGCCCGGGAGGTGCGCGTCACGCTGAAGCCCGATCGCCTGCTGGCGCTCGGCATCACGGCGGCCGACGTGAACCGCCAGTTGCGCCTGACCGCCGCCGACATGGCGGGTGGGCGCGGCGAACTCGGCGGCCAGGAGCAGTCGATCCGCACGCTCGCCGGTGCGGCGAGCCTGGAGTCCCTGGCCGAGACCTCGATCATCGTGCCGGGCGGCCGCAAGGTCCGCCTCGACGAACTCGCCACCCTGGTCGACGGCGCGGAGGAGCCGCGCACCTTCGCGCGCTTCAACGGCGAGCCCGTGGTCGCCTTCGCGATCTCGCGCTCGACCGGCGCCAGCGACGCCGAAGTGGCGGTGGGGGTCGCCAAGCGCATCGCCGAGCTCGCCGAGCGGCATCCGGGTGTGCGCTTCGACGTGATCGATACCTCCGTCACCAACACGGTGGGCAACTACCATTCGGCGATGCTGAGCCTGGTCGAAGGCGCGGCGCTCGCCGTGATCGTGGTGTTCCTGTTCCTGCGCGACTGGCGCGCGACGCTGATCGCCTCGATCGCCCTGCCGCTCTCGGTGCTGCCGACCTTCTGGGTCATGAGCAGCCTCGGCTTCTCGCTCAACGCCGTCAGCCTGCTGGCCATCACGCTCGTGACCGGCATCCTCGTGGACGATGCCATCGTCGAGATCGAGAACATCGTCCGGCACATGCGCATGGGGAAATCCCCCTACCGCGCCGCCCTGGAGGCGGCCGACGAGATCGGGCTCGCGGTCATCGCCATCACGGCGACGATCATCGCGATCTTCGCCCCCGTCTCCTTCATGAGCGGCATCGCCGGGCAGTACTTCAAGCAGTTCGGCCTCACCATCGCGGCGGCCGTGTTCATGTCGCTGCTGGTGGCGCGTCTGATCACGCCGCTGCTCGCGGCCTACTTCCTGCGCGACCACGGCCCCGACCACACCCGCGAGGGCGCGGTGATGCGGGCCTATACCCGCGTGGTGGCGTGGTCGGTGCGCCACAAGTTCATTACGCTGGTGCTGGGGCTCGCGTGCTTTGCCGGATCCATCCTCTCCACCGGACTGCTCCCGGCGGGCTTTCTGCCGGCGGAGGACGCGGCCCGCACGATCTTCGTGGTCGAACTGCCCCCCGGCGCCCGGCTCGCGGACACCACGCAGGTCACCGACAGCCTCGTGGAGCGCATCCGGAGCCTGCCGGAGGTGCGCAGCGTCTTCGTGGATGGCGGGCGCCAGTTGCCCGGAAAGAAGGAGGTGCGGCTCGCCACCTTCACCATCAACCTGACGCCGAAGAACACCCGCCACCGCAGCCAGAAGCAGATCGACGTCGCCGTGCGGGGGATCCTGCACGCGGAGCCCGACATCCGGTTCTGGGCCCTGCGCGAGGGGGGCCAGCGCGACGTCACCCTGATCGTCTCAGGGCCCGACAAGGCGGTGGTGGCCGACACGGCGGCCCGGCTCCAGCGCGAGGCGGCGGGCATCCCCCACCTCGCCAACGTGCTCTCCACCGCCCCCCTCGACCGCACCGAGATCCGCATCCGCCCGAAGGCCGGGGTCGCGGCCGATCTCGGCGTCTCCACCGACCTCATCGCCGAGACCGTGCGGGTGGGCACCATCGGCGACATCGGCGCGAATCTGGCCAAGTTCAACACCATCGACCGTCAGGTGCCGATCCGGGTGCAACTGCCCGAGCGCCTGCGCGGCGACCTCTCGCAGATCGAGACCCTCAAGGTTCCGGTCAAGGGCGGGGGCGCCGTGCCGCTCTCCACCGTGGCGGACCTCAGCCTCGGGCGCGGGCCCACCGCCATCGACCGCTACGACCGCGCGATCCGGGTGGCGCTGGAGGCCGACATGGAGGGCTCGGATGCGCTGGGCTCGCTCATCGCGGCGATCCTCGACCTTCCCACCGCCAAGGATCTTCCGTCCGGCGTGACCATCCGCCAGACCGGCGACGCGGAGGTGATGGGCGAGGTCTTCGAGGGCTTCGCGCTGGCCATGGGCGCCGGCCTGATGATGGTGTTCGGCGTCCTCGTTCTGCTCTTCGGCAACTTCCTGCAGCCGCTGACCATCCTGTTCTCGCTGCCGCTCTCCATCGGCGGCGCGATCCTCGGCCTCCTGATCTTCCAGATGCCGATCTCGATGCCCGTCGTGATCGGAATCCTGATGCTGATGGGCGTGGTGACGAAGAACGCCATCATGCTGGTGGACTTCGCCGTCGAGGAGATGGCCCGCGGCGTCGACCGGGCCACCGCCATCGTGGATGCGGGCCGCAAGCGCGCCCGGCCCATCGTGATGACCACCATCGCGATGGCCGCCGGCATGGTGCCCTCCGCCATGGCCCTCGGGATCGGCGGCGAGTTCCGCGCCCCCATGGCGGTGGCGGTGATCGGGGGCCTCATCGTCTCGACCGGACTGTCGCTGATCTTCGTCCCGGCGATCTTCATCCTGGTGGACGACCTCTCGCGCCTGTTCACGCGTGTCTTCGGCCGCTTCATCGGTGCGGTGGACGAGCCGACCGAGGGTGCGTTCGCCCTGCCGCAGGCGCCCACGGCCAACGACCCGAAGCCGTTCCCGCCCCGCATCGCGGCGGAATAG
- a CDS encoding efflux RND transporter periplasmic adaptor subunit, giving the protein MLMVREPRLGSRLLDCQRTGFAGVPAWWSKTGPVLSTRRTSRPGGLLRAEDLPVGDWSMEDLPVPERPDRMIGSDALKTPASPRRHPAPVPETRSPMSRPPSLRAGLALLGAILAALPPAARAAESPVIPDPMAIAPAVTVAAAARREMVEQAVVTGTLVPRDEILVAPEIEGTRITELLVEEGAEVARGQPLARLSLEMIVTQEAANAAGIAKAQAAILQARSQIVQAEAAQVEANLSLERARSLLRTGNATAATLEQRVSTAQGSEGRLAAARGGLQLAEADLATARAQGAEIALRRARTEIRAPEAGIVTRRTARVGATASATGEPMFRMIARGEIELEGEVPEVWMPRLHVGDPVRLEGEAGRILKGRVRRIDPEIDRTTRLGRVRISLDPDPTLRIGAFARGKVEVARRTSVAVPLSAVLYAADGGASVFVVADARVEARSVVPGLSTDGLMEIRSGLAAGETVVARASSFLRDGDRVRAVVPPGRAADAAR; this is encoded by the coding sequence ATGCTCATGGTTCGTGAACCTCGGCTCGGGTCTCGTCTGCTGGATTGTCAACGTACAGGGTTTGCGGGGGTTCCCGCCTGGTGGAGCAAGACCGGACCCGTCCTCTCGACACGCCGAACGTCTCGACCCGGCGGACTTCTGAGGGCGGAAGACTTGCCGGTAGGAGACTGGTCGATGGAAGACTTGCCGGTACCTGAGCGGCCGGATCGCATGATTGGATCAGACGCCTTGAAAACGCCGGCCTCGCCCCGCAGGCATCCGGCTCCCGTTCCGGAGACGCGAAGCCCGATGTCCCGCCCCCCTTCGCTCCGTGCCGGCCTCGCGCTCCTCGGCGCGATCCTGGCCGCGCTCCCCCCGGCGGCCCGGGCGGCCGAGAGCCCGGTCATCCCGGACCCGATGGCGATCGCCCCCGCCGTCACGGTCGCGGCGGCGGCGCGGCGCGAGATGGTGGAGCAGGCGGTCGTCACCGGAACCCTGGTGCCCCGCGACGAGATCCTCGTCGCCCCCGAAATCGAGGGCACCCGGATCACCGAGCTCCTGGTGGAGGAGGGCGCCGAGGTGGCGCGCGGCCAGCCCCTGGCCCGCCTCTCCCTGGAGATGATCGTCACGCAGGAGGCGGCCAACGCCGCCGGCATCGCCAAGGCGCAGGCCGCCATCCTCCAGGCCCGCAGCCAGATCGTGCAGGCGGAAGCCGCCCAGGTGGAAGCGAACCTCTCGCTGGAGCGGGCCCGCAGCCTCCTGCGCACGGGCAACGCCACGGCGGCGACCCTGGAGCAGCGCGTCTCCACCGCGCAGGGCAGCGAGGGGCGCCTCGCCGCCGCGCGGGGCGGGCTGCAACTCGCCGAGGCGGACCTCGCCACCGCGCGGGCGCAAGGGGCCGAGATCGCCCTGCGGCGGGCTCGCACCGAGATCCGCGCCCCGGAGGCCGGGATCGTGACCCGCCGCACCGCCCGGGTCGGCGCCACCGCCAGCGCCACGGGCGAGCCGATGTTCCGCATGATCGCGCGCGGCGAGATCGAACTGGAGGGCGAGGTGCCGGAAGTCTGGATGCCGCGCCTCCATGTGGGCGATCCCGTACGCCTCGAGGGCGAGGCGGGCCGCATCCTCAAGGGGCGGGTGCGCCGGATCGATCCCGAGATCGACCGCACCACCCGGCTCGGACGGGTCCGGATCAGCCTCGATCCCGATCCGACCCTGAGGATCGGCGCCTTCGCGCGCGGCAAGGTCGAGGTCGCGCGGCGGACCAGCGTGGCGGTCCCGCTCTCGGCCGTGCTCTACGCGGCGGATGGGGGTGCGAGCGTGTTCGTCGTGGCCGACGCGCGCGTCGAGGCGCGCAGCGTGGTTCCGGGCCTCTCCACCGACGGGCTCATGGAAATCCGCTCGGGTCTGGCGGCGGGGGAGACCGTGGTCGCCCGCGCCAGCAGCTTCCTGCGCGACGGGGACCGCGTCCGCGCGGTCGTCCCGCCGGGCAGGGCCGCCGATGCCGCGCGCTGA
- the fcl gene encoding GDP-L-fucose synthase, with protein MTGGYDLSGKRVLVAGHRGMVGSALVRRLAAEDCTVLTPSRATVDLRRQAEVEGWMAAERPQAVFVAAAKVGGIAANDSYPADFLYDNLMIEANLIQSAHAVGVEKLLFLGSSCIYPRLAPQPLAESALLTGPLEPTNEWYAIAKIAGVKLCQAYRRQHGADFISAMPTNLYGPGDNYDRQGSHVLPALLRKVHEARRDGTGSITLWGSGTPLREFLHVDDLADACVFLMKTYSDGGPVNVGSGQEVSIRALAETIAEVLGWSGDLTFDATKPDGTPRKLLDTSRLNDLGWQARIGLRDGIAGAYAWFTENHPEA; from the coding sequence ATGACCGGCGGTTACGACTTATCTGGCAAGCGCGTCCTCGTGGCGGGCCATCGCGGCATGGTGGGTTCGGCCCTGGTCCGCCGGCTCGCCGCCGAGGATTGTACGGTGCTCACGCCCTCGCGCGCCACGGTGGACCTGCGCCGCCAGGCGGAGGTCGAGGGCTGGATGGCGGCGGAGCGTCCGCAGGCGGTGTTCGTCGCCGCCGCCAAGGTCGGGGGCATCGCCGCCAACGACAGCTACCCGGCCGACTTCCTCTACGACAACCTCATGATCGAGGCGAACCTGATCCAGAGCGCCCACGCGGTCGGCGTGGAGAAGCTGCTGTTCCTCGGGTCGTCCTGCATCTATCCGCGCCTCGCTCCCCAGCCCCTGGCGGAAAGCGCCCTGCTGACCGGCCCCCTCGAACCGACCAACGAGTGGTATGCCATCGCCAAGATCGCGGGCGTGAAGCTGTGCCAGGCCTATCGACGCCAGCACGGGGCGGACTTCATCTCCGCCATGCCGACCAATCTCTACGGGCCGGGCGACAATTACGACCGCCAGGGCAGCCACGTCCTGCCGGCCCTGCTGCGCAAGGTTCACGAGGCCCGGCGCGACGGGACCGGCAGCATCACCCTGTGGGGCAGCGGAACGCCCCTGCGGGAATTCCTGCACGTGGACGATCTGGCCGATGCCTGCGTCTTCCTGATGAAGACCTATTCGGACGGCGGCCCGGTCAATGTCGGCTCGGGCCAGGAGGTCAGCATCCGCGCGCTCGCCGAGACCATCGCCGAGGTCCTGGGCTGGTCGGGGGATCTCACCTTCGACGCCACGAAGCCCGACGGAACGCCGCGCAAGCTCCTCGACACGAGCCGCCTGAACGATCTCGGCTGGCAGGCCCGGATCGGCCTGCGCGACGGGATCGCGGGCGCTTATGCCTGGTTCACCGAGAACCATCCCGAGGCCTGA
- a CDS encoding Crp/Fnr family transcriptional regulator: MNRRPGHAPHPLMRREMQVASDPLTRKLEGFGTLGAEDRAWLAQLCDGAFVVPARTDLIREGDVPNGLFVILDGMACRFKLRPSGARQITAYMIPGDFCDLDLALRPRMDQGLSTLSTCRVVRLDVETIDRLTANPGNIVRAMRRATLVDDATLREWLVNVGSRSAIERIAHLFCELLMRFRAVGLAHGDSYDLPVSQLDLADTTGLSTVHVNRTLQELKRQGLIELRSRSLMIRDLPGLQSLGEFDPGYLSLGTQIAA; this comes from the coding sequence ATGAACCGTCGCCCGGGTCACGCGCCCCATCCCCTCATGCGCCGCGAGATGCAGGTCGCGTCCGACCCCCTGACGCGCAAGCTCGAAGGCTTCGGAACCCTCGGGGCGGAGGACCGGGCCTGGTTGGCCCAGCTCTGCGACGGTGCCTTCGTCGTGCCGGCCCGGACCGACCTGATCCGGGAAGGAGACGTCCCGAACGGCCTGTTCGTCATCCTCGACGGCATGGCCTGCCGCTTCAAGCTCCGGCCCTCGGGTGCTCGCCAGATTACCGCCTACATGATCCCGGGCGACTTCTGCGACCTCGACCTCGCCCTGCGGCCGCGGATGGATCAAGGGCTCTCGACCCTCTCGACCTGCCGCGTGGTGCGCCTCGACGTCGAGACCATCGATCGGCTGACCGCGAATCCGGGAAACATCGTCCGGGCCATGCGCCGAGCCACCCTGGTGGACGACGCCACCCTGCGCGAGTGGCTGGTGAATGTCGGCTCCCGCTCGGCCATCGAACGCATCGCCCACCTGTTCTGCGAGTTGCTGATGCGGTTTCGCGCCGTCGGACTGGCGCACGGCGACAGCTACGACCTTCCCGTCTCGCAGCTGGATCTGGCCGATACCACCGGCCTGTCCACCGTCCACGTCAACCGCACGCTGCAGGAACTCAAGCGCCAGGGCCTGATCGAACTGCGCTCGCGCAGCCTGATGATCCGCGACCTGCCGGGCCTCCAGTCGCTGGGCGAATTCGACCCCGGCTACCTCTCCCTCGGGACGCAGATCGCCGCCTGA